In one window of Schistosoma haematobium chromosome 5, whole genome shotgun sequence DNA:
- the YARS1_1 gene encoding Tyrosine--tRNA ligase, cytoplasmic, variant 3 (EggNog:ENOG410VBUX~COG:J~BUSCO:EOG091G03XO) — protein sequence MEVDKYTLIVQNLQEVVGDDELRSLLKKPNSSVSVYWGTATTGRPHIAYFVPIIKLADMLRTGAKVTVLFADLHAYLDNMKAPWYLLCLRTNYYEAVIKGMFRSICVPLDRLHFIRGSDYQLTEEYSMDVYRLMALTSVHDARKAGAEVVKQVSNPLVSGLLYPLLQALDEVHLKVDIQFGGVDQRKIFMLAEKYLPHLGHKKRIHLMNPMVPGLTGGKMSSSEIDSKIDLLDPPEFVASKLASSVCPPNMTAEQGNGVLAFLKYVIFPLVPMRTGNYSISHLKLFFCIAK from the exons ATGGAAGTAGATAAATACACGTTAATTGTCCAGAATCTTCAG GAGGTAGTAGGTGATGATGAACTTCGAAGTCTTTTAAAGAAACCAAATTCATCAGTATCTGTGTATTGGGGTACTGCAACAACTGGTAGACCTCATATAGCATACTTTGTTCCAATTATTAAGTTGGCTGATATGCTGAGAACCGGTGCAAAAGTCACTGTACTCTTTGCTGACTTACATGCATATCTAGATAACATGAAGGCCCCATGGTATTTGCTTTGTCTTCGTACAAATTATTATGAAGCTGTTATAAAAGGAATGTTCCGTTCAATTTGTGTCCCATTAGACCGGCTACATTTTATACGTGGATCTGATTACCAGTTAACTGA AGAATATTCTATGGATGTATATCGTTTAATGGCTTTAACATCAGTTCATGATGCACGTAAAGCTGGTGCAGAGGTTGTTAAACAAGTTAGTAATCCACTTGTATCTGGATTATTATATCCTTTATTACAAGCATTGGATGAAGTACATTTAAAAGTTGATATTCAATTCGGTGGTGTAGATCAACGGAAAATATTTATGTTAGCTGAAAAg TATTTACCTCATCTTGGTCATAAGAAACGAATACATTTAATGAATCCAATGGTTCCAGGATTGACAGGGGGAAAGATGTCCTCTTCAGAAATCGATTCAAAAATTGATCTACTTGACCCACCGGAGTTTGTTGCCAGTAAATTAGCATCATCTGTTTGTCCACCGAATATGACAGCTGAACAAGGCAATGGAGTTTTGGcatttttaaaatatgttaTATTTCCTTTAGTACCAATGAGAACAGGTAATTATTCAATTTctcatttgaaattatttttctgtATTGCAAAATAA